A genomic segment from Comamonas terrigena NBRC 13299 encodes:
- a CDS encoding H-NS family nucleoid-associated regulatory protein: protein MLASQLKSVTVIRTVGSSWSGRGRKPKWIAGQDRSKCEVQS from the coding sequence GTGCTGGCAAGCCAGTTGAAATCCGTTACCGTGATCCGCACGGTAGGCTCTAGCTGGTCCGGCCGTGGTCGTAAGCCTAAATGGATCGCGGGCCAAGATCGCAGCAAGTGCGAAGTACAGTCCTGA
- a CDS encoding LysR substrate-binding domain-containing protein, whose protein sequence is MQLKSLRMFEAVCESGSFGAAAQLLHTVQSNVTAHIKKLEDEAGAQLLERSAPVHPTPAGRLLRRYAQQMLQAHDEALALLQGRQAAPGALRIGSMETTAALRLPPLLAQLHQRHPGMALELRTGPTASQLAELLAGQIDCAFVAGLPPQARLTGWPVFRETLVLVGVAPLAAFPTPEQLGSTPFLAFRQGCSYRQRIELLLASQGITAVQIMELGTLDAILGCVAAGMGYALLPQALIAAQQQRFGVHWCPLPPALAGIAQVDTCFVTGPQASWSPALRAMAQLLQEVVEPVAGAKEALVAAPVAEPQWA, encoded by the coding sequence ATGCAACTCAAGTCCCTGCGCATGTTCGAAGCCGTGTGCGAATCCGGCAGCTTCGGTGCGGCCGCCCAGCTGCTGCACACCGTGCAGTCCAATGTGACGGCGCACATCAAGAAACTGGAAGACGAGGCCGGCGCCCAGCTGCTGGAACGCAGCGCCCCGGTGCACCCCACGCCCGCCGGGCGGCTGCTGCGCCGCTATGCCCAGCAGATGCTGCAGGCACACGACGAGGCATTGGCCCTGCTGCAGGGCCGCCAGGCGGCACCCGGGGCGCTGCGCATCGGCAGCATGGAAACCACGGCCGCGCTGCGCCTGCCGCCGCTGCTGGCGCAGCTGCACCAGCGGCACCCGGGCATGGCCCTGGAGCTGCGCACCGGCCCCACGGCCAGCCAGCTGGCCGAGCTGCTGGCCGGCCAGATCGATTGCGCCTTCGTGGCCGGCCTGCCGCCGCAGGCGCGCCTGACCGGCTGGCCGGTGTTCCGCGAGACCCTGGTGCTGGTCGGCGTGGCACCGCTGGCGGCCTTTCCCACGCCGGAGCAGCTGGGCAGCACCCCTTTCCTGGCCTTCCGCCAGGGCTGCAGCTACCGCCAGCGCATCGAGCTGCTGCTGGCCAGCCAGGGCATCACCGCCGTGCAGATCATGGAGCTGGGCACGCTGGATGCCATCCTGGGCTGTGTGGCCGCCGGCATGGGCTATGCCCTGCTGCCCCAGGCCCTGATCGCGGCCCAGCAGCAGCGCTTCGGGGTGCACTGGTGCCCGCTGCCGCCGGCACTGGCCGGGATTGCCCAGGTGGACACCTGCTTTGTCACCGGACCGCAGGCCAGCTGGTCGCCGGCGCTGCGGGCGATGGCGCAGCTGCTGCAGGAAGTGGTGGAACCGGTGGCGGGGGCGAAGGAGGCGCTGGTGGCCGCGCCTGTGGCCGAGCCCCAGTGGGCATAG
- a CDS encoding YbfB/YjiJ family MFS transporter, which yields MIHRHELPLFFTGFAATLSGVGLARFAYTALMPQMVHAGWFSGEQVAYLGAANLLGYLVGALAAAPLAERFGTLRVLVACWLAVAFSFAACGQAQPMALFFVWRLVSGIAGAVLMVLGPSVAMAATPVQRRATLGPLMFCGIGCGALLSATLVPALAATSLSLVWWALAAVSALAGWGGWRQARRLPAPAPQALSPQAGIPLRSAPLWTVPVLLVMLAYTCDAFGFVPHTVFWVDYLARELHLGAAYASTQWAFFGLGAIAGPLAAAFCASRWGWWGTTTSAYAIKAAAIALPLVWASFAGHATSAFLVGALSPGMAAITSGYLMQLIGPLQHKKMWGYATAAFALMQAVSGYFMAWMYAATGVYQPLFAIGSAVLLAGTVMVVASRWARPVPVAA from the coding sequence GTGATCCACCGCCACGAACTGCCTTTGTTTTTCACCGGCTTTGCCGCCACGCTCAGCGGCGTGGGCCTGGCCCGTTTTGCCTATACGGCGCTGATGCCGCAGATGGTGCACGCCGGCTGGTTCAGCGGCGAACAGGTGGCCTACCTGGGTGCGGCCAATCTGCTGGGCTATCTGGTGGGCGCGCTGGCCGCCGCGCCGCTGGCCGAGCGCTTTGGCACGCTGCGCGTGCTGGTGGCCTGCTGGCTGGCCGTGGCGTTCAGCTTTGCCGCCTGCGGCCAGGCCCAGCCGATGGCGCTGTTCTTTGTCTGGCGGCTGGTGTCCGGGATTGCCGGTGCGGTGCTGATGGTGCTGGGCCCGTCGGTGGCCATGGCGGCCACCCCGGTGCAGCGCCGTGCGACACTGGGGCCGCTGATGTTCTGCGGCATCGGCTGCGGCGCACTGCTGTCGGCCACCCTGGTGCCGGCCCTGGCCGCAACCAGCCTGTCCCTGGTGTGGTGGGCGCTGGCGGCGGTGAGCGCACTGGCCGGCTGGGGAGGCTGGCGCCAGGCCAGGCGGCTGCCGGCCCCGGCACCGCAGGCGCTGTCGCCCCAGGCAGGCATCCCCCTGCGCAGCGCACCGCTGTGGACGGTGCCGGTGCTGCTGGTGATGCTGGCCTACACCTGCGATGCCTTCGGTTTTGTGCCTCACACGGTGTTCTGGGTGGACTACCTGGCGCGCGAGCTGCACCTGGGCGCGGCCTATGCATCCACGCAATGGGCATTCTTTGGTCTCGGCGCCATCGCCGGGCCGCTGGCGGCTGCGTTCTGCGCCAGCCGCTGGGGCTGGTGGGGCACCACCACCAGCGCCTATGCCATCAAAGCGGCGGCGATTGCGCTGCCGCTGGTGTGGGCCAGCTTTGCCGGCCATGCCACTTCGGCGTTCCTGGTGGGCGCGCTGTCGCCGGGCATGGCGGCCATCACCTCCGGTTACCTGATGCAACTCATCGGCCCGCTGCAACACAAGAAGATGTGGGGCTATGCCACGGCCGCATTTGCACTGATGCAGGCCGTGTCCGGCTACTTCATGGCCTGGATGTATGCAGCCACCGGTGTCTACCAGCCACTGTTTGCCATTGGCAGCGCCGTGCTGCTGGCCGGCACAGTGATGGTGGTGGCCAGCCGGTGGGCCCGCCCGGTCCCGGTGGCGGCCTGA
- a CDS encoding DUF4878 domain-containing protein, translating to MAVFSALNLAACATAPTEAESQDALIQRFYRLVADGDFDRCIPLVGARNISKEALAGFEDKLRRMLAGAKAKIDSKGGLQQVEIVERVPSEDGQFTKLRVLVRYGDGNTRRERMNVFQEDGVWKVLL from the coding sequence GTGGCTGTTTTTTCTGCGCTGAACCTGGCCGCCTGCGCCACCGCGCCCACTGAGGCCGAAAGCCAGGACGCGCTGATCCAGCGCTTTTACCGGCTGGTGGCGGACGGTGATTTCGACCGCTGCATCCCCCTGGTCGGAGCCCGCAACATCTCCAAGGAAGCGCTGGCCGGCTTTGAAGACAAGCTGCGCCGCATGCTGGCTGGTGCCAAGGCCAAGATCGACTCCAAAGGCGGCTTGCAGCAGGTGGAAATCGTGGAACGCGTGCCCTCCGAAGACGGGCAGTTCACCAAGCTGCGGGTATTGGTGCGCTATGGCGATGGCAACACCCGCCGCGAGCGCATGAATGTGTTCCAGGAAGACGGCGTCTGGAAAGTCCTGCTGTGA
- a CDS encoding YiiX/YebB-like N1pC/P60 family cysteine hydrolase, giving the protein MRLCRRCAALLLIAGAGLAACRLGGAAPLQPFLAQLSAQAQAGDLLFRHGTEAISQLVRSVDAGDFSHVGLLVAPASPSGPWRVVHATPSEKPGQPDAVVLDTLDFYLHPQRARSYQLYRVAASATARQQAVDWALGQQGRAFDLLDAERGLYCTTLVWQAWRHGGVALEATFTEVMLPLLSGHYLLPDGLRRAPQLQALTPVLPVVPAP; this is encoded by the coding sequence GTGAGGCTGTGCCGGCGCTGCGCCGCCCTGCTGCTGATCGCCGGCGCCGGACTGGCGGCCTGCCGCCTCGGCGGGGCCGCACCGCTGCAGCCGTTCCTGGCGCAGCTTAGCGCGCAGGCGCAGGCCGGTGATCTGCTGTTCCGCCACGGCACCGAAGCCATCAGCCAGCTGGTGCGCAGCGTGGATGCGGGCGATTTCAGCCATGTCGGCCTGCTGGTGGCCCCTGCCTCGCCCTCCGGGCCCTGGCGGGTGGTCCATGCCACGCCATCCGAAAAGCCGGGCCAGCCCGATGCCGTGGTGCTGGACACGCTGGACTTCTACCTGCACCCGCAGCGCGCCCGCAGCTACCAGCTGTACCGCGTGGCCGCCAGCGCCACGGCCCGCCAGCAGGCCGTGGACTGGGCACTGGGCCAGCAGGGCCGAGCCTTCGATCTGCTGGATGCCGAGCGCGGCCTGTACTGCACCACCCTGGTCTGGCAGGCCTGGCGCCACGGCGGTGTGGCGCTGGAGGCCACCTTCACCGAGGTCATGCTGCCCTTGCTCAGCGGCCACTATTTGCTGCCCGACGGGCTGCGGCGCGCGCCCCAGTTGCAGGCGCTGACCCCCGTGCTGCCGGTGGTGCCGGCTCCATAG
- a CDS encoding LysR family transcriptional regulator, with the protein MNSLERMHIFTRVAELASFTQAAATLGLPKASTSTAVQQLEAELGTRLLHRTTRRVQLTQDGQAYYERCKDLLADVDELQSMFQHADRGGLQGRVRIDMSTGMARNVVVPHLPALLDQHPGLNVELSSTERRVDVVREGFDCVLRSGAVVDQSLVARPLGMARLANCVSPAYVQRYGRPGHLHELDRHRLVHFVNTLGAASAGFEALVDGRLVQRPMAGAVTVNNAEAYVSACRAGLGIIQVPRLGVEDLLARGELLEVLPHHQAPPMALTLMYATRRHLPRRVRVVMDWLAAVVAAHLAADTGEAPVRPAD; encoded by the coding sequence ATGAACTCCCTGGAACGCATGCACATCTTCACGCGGGTGGCCGAGCTGGCCAGCTTCACGCAGGCCGCCGCCACCCTGGGCCTGCCCAAGGCCAGCACCTCCACGGCGGTGCAGCAGCTCGAGGCCGAGCTGGGTACACGGCTGCTGCACCGCACGACGCGGCGTGTGCAGCTCACCCAGGACGGCCAGGCCTATTACGAGCGCTGCAAGGACCTGCTGGCCGATGTGGACGAGCTGCAGTCCATGTTCCAGCATGCCGACCGCGGCGGTCTGCAGGGCAGGGTGCGCATCGACATGTCCACGGGCATGGCGCGCAACGTGGTCGTGCCACACCTGCCGGCCCTGCTGGACCAGCACCCGGGCCTGAACGTGGAACTGAGCAGCACCGAACGGCGTGTGGACGTGGTGCGAGAAGGTTTCGACTGCGTGCTGCGCAGCGGCGCCGTGGTCGACCAGAGCCTGGTGGCCCGCCCCCTGGGCATGGCCCGCCTGGCCAACTGCGTGAGCCCGGCCTATGTGCAGCGCTACGGCCGGCCCGGGCACCTGCACGAACTGGACCGCCACCGGCTGGTGCACTTCGTCAACACCCTGGGCGCCGCCTCTGCGGGGTTCGAAGCCCTGGTCGACGGCCGTCTGGTGCAGCGCCCCATGGCGGGGGCGGTCACCGTGAACAATGCCGAGGCCTATGTGTCGGCCTGCCGGGCGGGACTGGGCATCATCCAGGTGCCGCGCCTGGGGGTGGAAGACCTGCTGGCACGCGGCGAACTGCTGGAGGTGCTGCCCCACCACCAGGCCCCGCCCATGGCCCTGACCCTGATGTACGCCACGCGCCGCCACCTGCCACGCCGGGTCCGGGTGGTCATGGACTGGCTGGCCGCCGTGGTGGCTGCACACCTGGCCGCCGACACGGGCGAAGCACCGGTCCGGCCTGCGGACTAG
- a CDS encoding SDR family NAD(P)-dependent oxidoreductase: MTALTALTTTTTPIALITGGSRGLGRNAALQVARSGIDVILTYRSQAAEAHAVVADIEALGRRAVALPLDVSDSHSFAAFALQVQAALAAHWQRERFDFLVNNAGVGIHASFMETTEAQFDELVNIHLKGTFFLSQKLLPLMNDGGRILNVSTGLARFALPGYAAYAAMKGGIEVLSRYMAKELGARGIAVNVVAPGAIETDFGGGAVRDNAQLNAMVASQTALGRVGQPDDIGGVIAALLQPGCSWINAQRIEASGGMFL; this comes from the coding sequence ATGACCGCCTTGACAGCATTGACCACCACGACCACCCCCATTGCACTGATCACCGGCGGCAGCCGCGGACTGGGCCGCAATGCCGCCCTGCAGGTGGCGCGTTCGGGCATCGACGTGATCCTGACCTACCGCAGCCAGGCCGCCGAAGCCCATGCCGTGGTCGCGGACATCGAGGCCCTGGGCCGCCGCGCCGTGGCTCTGCCGCTGGATGTGTCCGACAGTCACAGCTTTGCCGCCTTTGCGCTGCAGGTGCAGGCCGCGCTGGCGGCGCACTGGCAGCGTGAACGTTTCGATTTCCTGGTGAACAACGCCGGCGTCGGCATCCACGCCAGCTTCATGGAGACGACGGAGGCGCAGTTCGACGAGCTGGTCAACATCCACCTCAAGGGCACGTTCTTCCTGTCCCAGAAGCTGCTGCCGCTGATGAACGACGGGGGGCGCATCCTCAATGTGTCCACCGGGCTGGCGCGTTTCGCCCTGCCGGGCTACGCCGCCTATGCGGCCATGAAGGGCGGTATCGAGGTGCTGAGCCGCTACATGGCCAAGGAGCTGGGCGCACGCGGGATTGCCGTCAATGTGGTGGCGCCGGGCGCCATCGAGACCGATTTCGGTGGTGGTGCCGTGCGGGACAACGCCCAGCTCAATGCCATGGTCGCCAGCCAGACCGCCCTGGGCCGTGTGGGCCAGCCCGACGACATCGGCGGTGTCATTGCGGCCCTGCTGCAGCCGGGCTGCAGCTGGATCAATGCCCAGCGCATCGAGGCCTCGGGCGGCATGTTCCTCTGA
- a CDS encoding ABC transporter ATP-binding protein has translation MDSGSAATHGALRTDPSTPLLLQVDGLHAWYGAAHILHGVGLSVGRGEVVALMGRNGAGKSTTLKSIAALVPRREGKILFRGEAIAHQASHQIARRGLGYVPEDRRIFTELTVRENLEVGRQPPRSWPDGTAVPHWTPEKLFALFPNLGEMPDRLGGRMSGGEQQMLSVARTLMGQPCLVLLDEPSEGVAPLIVEQMARTILELKAQGIGILLSEQNLPFAEVVADRAYVLEKGQIVHHSSMVALAGDAAVRQQYLGV, from the coding sequence ATGGACAGCGGTTCGGCCGCAACCCATGGGGCGTTGAGGACAGACCCCTCCACCCCGCTGTTGCTGCAGGTGGACGGCCTGCACGCCTGGTATGGCGCAGCCCACATCCTGCACGGCGTGGGCCTGAGCGTGGGGCGCGGGGAAGTGGTGGCCTTGATGGGGCGCAACGGTGCGGGCAAGTCCACCACACTCAAAAGCATTGCCGCCCTGGTGCCGCGCCGGGAAGGAAAAATTCTTTTCAGGGGCGAGGCCATCGCGCACCAGGCATCGCACCAGATCGCTCGGCGCGGTCTGGGCTATGTGCCGGAAGACCGGCGCATCTTCACCGAGCTGACGGTGCGCGAGAACCTGGAAGTCGGTCGCCAGCCACCGCGTTCCTGGCCCGACGGAACGGCCGTGCCGCACTGGACACCTGAAAAGCTTTTTGCACTGTTCCCGAACCTGGGTGAAATGCCCGATCGCCTGGGCGGCCGCATGAGTGGCGGTGAGCAGCAGATGCTGTCGGTTGCGCGCACGCTGATGGGCCAGCCCTGTCTGGTGCTGCTGGACGAGCCATCCGAAGGCGTGGCGCCGCTGATCGTCGAGCAGATGGCGCGCACCATCCTGGAGCTCAAGGCCCAGGGCATCGGCATTTTGCTGAGCGAGCAGAATCTGCCGTTTGCCGAAGTGGTGGCCGACCGGGCCTATGTGCTGGAAAAAGGCCAGATCGTGCACCACAGCTCCATGGTGGCCCTGGCCGGGGATGCGGCGGTGCGCCAGCAGTACCTGGGCGTCTAG
- a CDS encoding nucleoid-associated protein codes for MGFLTEVERLQLRIESMILHVVSNEEFDPAPAQVVQHAGFFLSRILDTDVAPVYQFKEVSRSRERLEEMAQGAITFEHGAQELSREFSREHGNTARDGAFFIFELRTDDEDVRIYSLIKYDYREAIEQADDGDGETLLRKIVHAFIDDKKAIQKAALIRVVDGQAEPLLATRDRTRVAPEIADYFAKFLDVHRISSDEALNRKMVDALRETFTECKDVLPRNDVPLALRRAKAVLRDRQEIDEDAIVDAVMAAAGHPEQEDTKDLLRKRTMQKLRAKRLAGLSFRPDRVLLRKAPMRKIRTTEGVTILYPDRATKVRRVVNPGGAGETITITTDLIVEDIVVADNTR; via the coding sequence ATGGGATTTCTTACAGAAGTTGAACGATTGCAACTTCGGATCGAGTCGATGATTCTTCATGTTGTTAGCAATGAAGAGTTTGATCCTGCTCCTGCCCAAGTGGTTCAGCATGCAGGTTTCTTCTTGAGCCGAATCTTAGACACCGATGTAGCGCCGGTGTACCAGTTCAAAGAGGTGTCGAGATCCAGGGAGCGGCTTGAGGAAATGGCCCAAGGAGCCATCACTTTTGAGCACGGCGCACAAGAGCTGTCAAGAGAATTTTCGCGCGAGCACGGCAACACTGCCCGTGATGGAGCATTCTTTATCTTCGAGTTGCGTACCGATGATGAGGACGTGCGTATCTACAGCCTGATCAAGTACGACTATCGCGAGGCCATTGAGCAAGCTGATGACGGGGATGGTGAAACTCTTTTACGCAAGATCGTCCATGCATTCATCGACGACAAAAAGGCCATTCAAAAGGCCGCATTGATTCGTGTTGTAGATGGTCAGGCAGAGCCGCTCTTGGCTACACGAGATCGCACGAGAGTGGCTCCAGAGATCGCCGACTACTTCGCAAAGTTCTTGGATGTACATCGCATCAGTAGTGATGAGGCCTTGAACCGAAAAATGGTGGATGCGCTGAGAGAAACATTTACTGAATGCAAAGATGTGCTGCCGAGAAACGATGTGCCGCTCGCGCTGCGGCGAGCGAAGGCGGTTTTGCGTGATCGCCAGGAGATCGATGAAGATGCGATTGTTGATGCTGTCATGGCCGCAGCCGGACATCCTGAGCAAGAAGATACGAAAGACTTGCTGCGGAAACGGACCATGCAAAAATTGCGGGCAAAGCGTTTAGCCGGTCTTTCTTTTCGTCCAGACCGAGTGTTGCTTCGTAAAGCACCGATGCGGAAAATTCGCACGACTGAAGGTGTGACGATTCTTTACCCTGATAGAGCCACGAAAGTGCGCCGAGTGGTGAACCCGGGCGGTGCTGGCGAGACCATCACCATCACGACAGATCTGATTGTGGAGGACATCGTTGTTGCTGATAACACTCGCTAG
- a CDS encoding NAD(P)H-dependent flavin oxidoreductase, whose translation MTPSLPDWMARLGLQHPLIQAPMAGTSTPQLAAAVSEAGALGSVGIGAYSVDQAQQHIAQTQALTQRPVNVNLFCHQQAAADAEREAAWIRYLAPEFARFGAQPPSQLRSIYATAVGNAALQAMLLAHKPAVVSFHFGLPEPAFIAALRAAGITTLACATTLDEARQIEQAGVDVVVAQGMEAGGHRGAFVPEQDRLMGTFALTRVLAAHCRLPVVAAGGIMDGSGIAAALELGACAVQMGTAFILCPESAASPAYRAELQSERAHHTAITAAISGRPARGMANRLHLLGADYAGDLPGYPMVYDAGKALHQAASAQGHSDYAAHWAGQGAPLARALPAATLVQTLVQELAQARQA comes from the coding sequence ATGACCCCCTCGCTCCCCGACTGGATGGCCCGCCTGGGCCTGCAGCACCCCCTCATCCAGGCGCCCATGGCCGGCACCTCCACCCCGCAACTGGCCGCCGCCGTCAGCGAGGCCGGCGCGCTGGGCTCGGTGGGCATTGGCGCCTACAGCGTGGATCAGGCCCAGCAGCACATTGCCCAGACCCAGGCGCTGACGCAGCGGCCCGTCAACGTCAACCTGTTCTGCCACCAGCAGGCGGCGGCCGATGCGGAGCGTGAAGCCGCCTGGATCCGCTATCTGGCACCGGAATTTGCCCGCTTTGGCGCGCAGCCGCCCAGCCAGCTGCGCAGCATCTACGCCACCGCCGTGGGCAACGCCGCGCTGCAGGCCATGCTGCTGGCACACAAGCCCGCCGTCGTGAGCTTTCATTTCGGCCTGCCGGAGCCGGCTTTCATCGCCGCGCTGCGCGCCGCCGGCATCACCACCTTGGCCTGTGCCACTACGCTGGACGAGGCCCGCCAGATCGAGCAGGCCGGCGTGGACGTGGTGGTGGCCCAGGGCATGGAAGCGGGCGGCCACCGCGGCGCCTTTGTGCCGGAGCAGGACCGGCTGATGGGCACCTTCGCCCTGACCCGCGTGCTGGCCGCCCACTGCAGGCTGCCGGTGGTGGCGGCCGGCGGCATCATGGACGGCAGCGGCATCGCCGCCGCGCTGGAACTGGGCGCCTGCGCCGTGCAGATGGGCACGGCCTTCATCCTGTGCCCCGAATCGGCCGCCAGCCCCGCCTACCGGGCCGAGCTGCAGAGCGAACGGGCCCACCACACGGCCATCACCGCCGCCATCTCCGGCCGCCCGGCGCGCGGCATGGCCAACCGCCTGCACCTGCTGGGCGCCGACTACGCCGGCGATCTGCCCGGCTACCCCATGGTGTACGACGCCGGCAAGGCACTGCACCAGGCCGCCAGCGCCCAGGGCCACAGCGACTATGCGGCCCACTGGGCCGGCCAGGGCGCCCCGCTGGCCCGGGCCCTGCCTGCGGCCACACTGGTGCAGACCCTGGTGCAGGAGCTGGCCCAGGCGCGCCAGGCCTGA
- a CDS encoding VPA1262 family N-terminal domain-containing protein — MTELARGRPAPAKMVGVEACSLANSDDRVFFRRTVLSKEDAVAWYTSLGEGERCTPVPTHPDHREGSDGVPFLVPRLQDDQPWPALGLPITEELFSRPGQQALDAAPFIGSVPGRVHRRFGHHEGLDAFLRDNAAQAFVARRMHVNLSEYQEYLGSAAYIAPDPIIRQIDNFMAPAKDDRGERIIYRFVPRPGQNLEHLRLTTFDKEARLLTSFDTHHVPADGILEVAKGTCSGQYGYVVTHEQQGILAYQPFVGFIRQMNFSVQVAPRKSVRVRVPTTSAKDAPPMEYQAAVEQEEASRSILGEVTSPDPGARVAAEARRRERIALAKQYGQRWFHDNSREEAADFVRGLLRAARFRVVLVDPYLGALQLGQFLYVIYGSEVNVTLLTTALAFEATATESKMHQLQIFSKHLADLKDIQRLEPEVRVVPASKLHDRFMVVDDEVWFVGNSLNSLGVKASMIVRLPNPGEVIDRLEVLRLDAPSLANYIDVVGRSASGQSPE; from the coding sequence GTGACCGAGCTGGCGCGGGGCCGGCCGGCCCCCGCCAAGATGGTGGGCGTCGAGGCATGCAGCTTGGCGAACAGCGACGACCGGGTGTTCTTCCGCCGGACGGTTCTCTCCAAGGAGGACGCCGTAGCCTGGTACACCTCCCTGGGCGAGGGTGAAAGGTGCACGCCGGTTCCCACCCATCCGGACCACCGCGAAGGGTCGGATGGCGTGCCGTTCCTGGTGCCCAGGCTACAAGACGACCAGCCCTGGCCTGCCCTAGGTCTGCCCATCACGGAGGAGCTTTTCTCTCGGCCTGGGCAGCAGGCGCTTGATGCTGCACCCTTTATCGGCAGCGTCCCGGGCCGTGTGCACCGCCGCTTCGGCCATCACGAAGGCCTGGATGCATTTCTCCGGGACAACGCGGCCCAGGCTTTCGTGGCGCGGCGCATGCACGTCAACCTGTCCGAGTACCAGGAATATCTCGGCAGCGCAGCCTACATCGCCCCGGACCCCATCATCCGGCAGATCGACAATTTCATGGCGCCGGCCAAGGATGACCGTGGGGAACGCATCATCTACCGCTTCGTACCGCGTCCGGGTCAAAACCTCGAGCACCTGCGCCTGACCACCTTCGACAAGGAGGCGCGGCTGCTGACAAGTTTCGACACCCACCATGTGCCTGCCGACGGCATCCTGGAGGTCGCCAAGGGTACCTGCTCGGGCCAGTACGGCTATGTCGTCACGCACGAGCAGCAAGGTATCCTAGCGTACCAGCCCTTCGTCGGGTTCATCCGCCAGATGAACTTCAGCGTTCAGGTGGCCCCGCGGAAGAGCGTCAGGGTACGCGTGCCCACCACTTCCGCGAAGGATGCACCACCGATGGAATACCAGGCGGCCGTGGAACAGGAGGAGGCATCGCGCTCCATCCTGGGGGAAGTCACAAGTCCTGACCCCGGCGCGCGCGTGGCAGCCGAAGCACGGAGGCGGGAGCGCATCGCACTTGCGAAGCAATACGGGCAGCGCTGGTTCCACGACAACTCGCGAGAGGAAGCGGCTGATTTCGTCCGGGGGTTGCTGCGGGCGGCGCGCTTCAGGGTCGTGCTCGTCGATCCTTATCTCGGAGCGCTGCAGCTCGGTCAGTTCCTGTACGTAATCTATGGCAGCGAAGTCAACGTCACGCTGCTGACTACGGCCCTGGCGTTCGAGGCGACCGCCACGGAATCCAAGATGCACCAGCTGCAGATTTTTTCCAAGCACCTCGCCGACCTGAAGGACATCCAGCGTCTTGAGCCCGAGGTCCGGGTGGTGCCCGCATCGAAGCTGCACGACCGCTTCATGGTAGTGGACGACGAAGTGTGGTTCGTCGGGAATTCGCTCAACAGTCTCGGTGTGAAAGCTTCGATGATCGTCCGGCTTCCCAACCCGGGCGAAGTCATCGACCGGCTTGAGGTGCTGCGACTCGACGCGCCCAGCCTTGCGAACTATATCGATGTTGTCGGCCGGTCGGCTTCCGGCCAGAGCCCAGAATGA